GGCATATTCACGGCTGATCTGGAGATTTTCGTGCTTAGGGGTGCGATTCAATTGGGTGAGTGGCAGCTAAGCAAGCACGGCTACTCCTTTATCCCTGTAGGAGTGAGAGTTGGACCGTGGAAAGTGCTAGGTAGTGAAGAAGCAGAAATCCTCTGGATGGAAAACGGACCTGTACCTTTGAGGTATGAACAGGCACAAAGCGATCGCCCCGGTGCCAGGATCGGTGATTTCATTCCTGCATTGGATAGCAAACTGTTACCTTGGGGCAAGACAGATACAGGCCAATTCGAGGTAGCCAAGAAGAAGTGGTTAAGGAAGGATAGTAATGGAGGTGGCGTATGGCTGCTTGCTATTTTGCCACATTACGATGGCAGACACCCAGAAATTCAATGTTACAACGAAGAAGGGTACTGTCTAACTGGGTATTGTGACATAGGAGATTATCAGTTTGTTAAGGATCACTTTGCCTATTGCCCTAGCTTTTGCACAGTTCCCAGACACAGGACGGATGATGGCAGCTTATTCTTCGTCCGAGTTGATCGGGATCTATCGAAACTTGGAACAGTCTTGTCATATGCATAGAAAGATGCATCTGGAGCGTAACGATGCTATCAACCAAAAACCTTATTTTTGCCGTTCTTCTTGAATCAGTGTACGTTGGTAAATTTGATGGTTCTTAAACCAATGCCAAGTGCGCGATCGATAGTGATTGCAGGGACTAATCTGAATCATCTCGTATAAATACGCATTTGGTATAGTTTTGTAACCAAACCACAAGATAATTGTTGAATCATCTACTTCCCAGGCTTTTCCTTGAATGCGTTCCGTATCAAACCAAATCTTTTTGTCTCGATAGGTTGCTGGAAATTGATGCTCTTCCTGTTTCCCATTAGCCCACTTATAGCGATTAATTTGGTAATACGGATAGGGACCGTCTTCTGGAAACTGGCAGGTTAAATGCGAGTCATGCTTATCGAGGATATTGCCCTCAAGATCGATGCGTGTATAGTTACCCACCCAGTCACCTTCATGTCGAGCGAGTACAGGCATTTCATCTCGGATGTTAGGCACTGTCAATCCTCCGTTTTCTGCCAAGGGACGAAATTACTGGTTAATGAACCACCAAGGGTCAGGAACAGACCCAGTTTTAATCAAAAACGCTTTTTTCCGCATGAACCGTTTAAGTGCGGCGGAACCCATACGCGAGCTACCCATGCCAGAGAATTTAAAGGAGTTTTTCTCCCCTTCGTGGATGAGCGCGGTTAAGCCTGCATCGTTGATACTGATGGCACCTGCATCCACCTGTTGGGCGACAGCGATCGCTTCTGCCTCTGTCCCAGCAAAAACAGCGGCACTCAGCCCATAAATCGTATCATTTGCCAAATGAACCGCTTCCTCAACTGTAGAAAACGGCATCACGGGCATAATCGGTCCAAACGTCTCTTCGGTCATCACCTGCATGGAATGGTTAACCCGAGTCAAAACTGTAGGACGACACCAGAAACCTCCATCTAATTCCTCAACTACGCCGCCGCAGCGAGCGATCGCACCCTTGGCAACTGCGTCTTGCAAATGGTCGTTAATAATAGCTGCCTGTTTTTCTGCAATGATGGGACCGATTTGACCGCTCTCAGTGGTGGGATAAGCTAGTTCAATCCGCTGTGCCTTGGCTACCAGTTGTGCGACAAACGGTTCAAAGATTGACTCGGCAACGTAAATTCGTTCAATTGAGAGGCATGACTGTCCAGTGTTGACGACTGAACCCCATAGGATGGCTGAGGTTGCTAATTCCAAATCGGCTGTTGCCAGGACGATCACCGGGTCTTTCCCACCTAACTCCAGAAAAGCAGGAATGAAGCATCTAGCTGCTGCTTCTGCCACTTTTCGCCCCGTTGCTACACTCCCTGTGAAACAGACTAAATCAACATATTCGATCAGCGCCGCACCTGTTTCACCCGCACCCTCTATGTATGTGAGGACATCTTGCAATTGGGGAACAGAAGCGATCGCTTTCATCAACGGCTGCACAAAACGAGGAGCAATTTCGCTGGGTTTGACAACGACAGCACATCCTGCTAGCAATGCCGGAATAGTATCAATCGTGGAGAGCAACAGCGGAAAATTCCACGGACTGATTACCCCAACTAATGGGTAAGGAACTGCTGTTTGTTGCAATTGGATAAAGGGAATTGCCGTCGCTGTTTCAGTCTCTGGCAGTAACTCTGGCGCTAATCGACACCAGCGATCAATGCTAGAGATAAACGAGTCGATCTCTAAGACGGAAACTGACCATCTTCCCGTATCCGTCACCAAAGCTTTGGTCAACTCATCACGCTGCAACAACAGAGCTTGCTTCCACTGCTGTAACGCCTCAATCCGTTTCTCCGCGCCTGCTTGCTGCCAATCAGCTTGAGCTTGCCGTAAGCGATTACACTCAGCAGCAATTCGATCTGGTGTCGACGGTGTAATCCAGTAATCAACTTTTCCAGTACGAGGATTGCGAACGCCAATCGATTCACCCATCGCTCAAATCACCCCCAGCTTGGCTAAGCGCTCAATTGTTGCTTGCTGAGTTTGAATAAAGTGTTTGCGGTCTACCTCTCCATCCAGCATAGTATTAGCAGGGTAGAAGTGAGACTGGCGATAGCTGTCTGCGTATAGCTCGAATCGCTGTCGGGAGAGCAGATTGTTTAGCCCTGGTCGGCGGCGGTATTGTCGCAAAGCAGCCAAGTCAATTTCAGCGAAGGCTGCCATGCTCTCTCCTGCACCTGTCTCCGCTAAAACCAGTCCTCGGTAGTCAATAATCTTGGAGCCACCATCGACTGAGGCAGCAGGGATCGGACTGTTGGCGATGCCTGCGGTATTGGCTGAGATTACGTATGCCATGTTTTCCACGGCACGAGTAATTTTGGCAGCTTCTTTGGGCGATCGCGCCTGTCCGTAAACTTCCGAGGTTGAGTGCAGAAAAATCTCCGCTCCTCGCATTGCCAAACACCGCGCCACTTCTGGATACAGAATCTCCTCCGATGCTAGTGCTGCTAGATTACCGATCGCAGTCTTGGCAACGGGAAAAACGCCGTCGAGTCCGTAGCAGTCAAGATATCGCTCCCAAACATCGTGAGGAGTGGGGGCAAACATAGAATTAAGCCGTCGATATCGCAAAACGACTGAACCACTTGGATCGATGACGAAACAAGCTTGAAAATACAGTTTGGGAAAGTTGCGGTCGAGTTCATAAGCGTTCCCAGCCAGAAAGATGTTCTTCTCCTGAGCAATCTGACCCAGTGCCTCATACTCAGGACCAGCTATTTCTAGACAGGCTTTTTCCGCCCAGACTGTCAGCGACTCTGCTAGTGGAAAGCCTGTCAGGAAGTATTCAGGCAGTACAACTAAGCGACAGTCGGGTCCGATGAAAGCGATACTGGCAGCAATTTGTTGTGCCAATCGGTCAATGGTCTTTTGCATCAGCGATCGCGCTTCCTGGTGATCGCGTGCCTGGTTAACTGCATGGCACGTCACCTGAAGCGCTAAAGTCCTGAATGAGTCTGTGGCGATCACTGCGATCCTCCCACTTTTGAAAATTAAAGATAGGGTTAGGTAGTGTTCTTCATTTTTGCTTCACGGCACAACATATAGCAATCCTAAATAAGTAGTGAGATGTGGGATTGGCATTTTGCCTGTGCAGACCCGAAGCCTGCCCCACAAATCAAATCAGATTGCTATAAAGTGAAAATATGCACTTCACTCAGCGAAGCAATGTATTCTTGCATATTGTAAGGAGAATACAAATGGTTTATTCAAGTCAGCAGTTTAATGCTAAAGACTGGGTGAAGGTCCGTAGCTCACTAGATGGCACACAAACATTTCTAACCTGGACAGGTTCAATTTACGCTTTTGTCCCTGGAGAGAAGCGAAAGCGCCTGTTTAAGATGGTAGGTATGAGTGTGAGTCGATGTATTGGTAAGGAAGAGAGCTGGGATTTTACCTCCAGGGAACTGACTTACTACCTTGAACCAAGCACTGGTGAAATTTTGCAAAGATGGGAAAATTCCTGGACGGGAGAGGCACTCCCGGTGATGCATGTTGCCAATAGTCCAGTGCAGGGTCACTTTAAGGGAGAGTTTCCGGCGCAAGTAGAGGGCGACAGTACAACTTTCGTTTTTGACCTATTTCCTACTTACCCTAATCCCCTTGCTGAAGATCCAAAATTTGCGGATTACAGCCCTAATCCAACTTACCAGGCGGCCGAGTTATTTAAACTAACCGTACCAACAGAAGATTTATTGAACTCCGAACTTCCCTCAGTTTCTAAACTAAATCTTAGCTGGGATCGGATTGGTCCTTGGTTGCCCTGGATGAAGATGGGCGATCGCCCCGGTCATCTCATCTACAGTGCTTACGGTAGCAAAGTGAATGGCTTCACCGATTTACCTCAATTGCTTCAAAACGAAATTAATACTCGAGTTCCTGTATATAAGAATGCGCCAGCATCCATAATAGACAAAGAAGACATGACATCTTGGACATATTTCAAACAACACTTTGAGGCTTATTTATCTGGCAATA
This window of the Chroococcidiopsis sp. CCMEE 29 genome carries:
- a CDS encoding DUF4437 domain-containing protein, yielding MGEKNRTFDSSHTEADDFLDAAPVPEDWGGDGRGRMNLSGRCTASKEYVPRQYQFFDTNAVSEQQGWRVSGMPENVVSGRRRLLTWHECGASTSRVFLPREFEAPPGIFTADLEIFVLRGAIQLGEWQLSKHGYSFIPVGVRVGPWKVLGSEEAEILWMENGPVPLRYEQAQSDRPGARIGDFIPALDSKLLPWGKTDTGQFEVAKKKWLRKDSNGGGVWLLAILPHYDGRHPEIQCYNEEGYCLTGYCDIGDYQFVKDHFAYCPSFCTVPRHRTDDGSLFFVRVDRDLSKLGTVLSYA
- a CDS encoding aldehyde dehydrogenase family protein produces the protein MGESIGVRNPRTGKVDYWITPSTPDRIAAECNRLRQAQADWQQAGAEKRIEALQQWKQALLLQRDELTKALVTDTGRWSVSVLEIDSFISSIDRWCRLAPELLPETETATAIPFIQLQQTAVPYPLVGVISPWNFPLLLSTIDTIPALLAGCAVVVKPSEIAPRFVQPLMKAIASVPQLQDVLTYIEGAGETGAALIEYVDLVCFTGSVATGRKVAEAAARCFIPAFLELGGKDPVIVLATADLELATSAILWGSVVNTGQSCLSIERIYVAESIFEPFVAQLVAKAQRIELAYPTTESGQIGPIIAEKQAAIINDHLQDAVAKGAIARCGGVVEELDGGFWCRPTVLTRVNHSMQVMTEETFGPIMPVMPFSTVEEAVHLANDTIYGLSAAVFAGTEAEAIAVAQQVDAGAISINDAGLTALIHEGEKNSFKFSGMGSSRMGSAALKRFMRKKAFLIKTGSVPDPWWFINQ
- a CDS encoding DUF1838 domain-containing protein, producing the protein MVYSSQQFNAKDWVKVRSSLDGTQTFLTWTGSIYAFVPGEKRKRLFKMVGMSVSRCIGKEESWDFTSRELTYYLEPSTGEILQRWENSWTGEALPVMHVANSPVQGHFKGEFPAQVEGDSTTFVFDLFPTYPNPLAEDPKFADYSPNPTYQAAELFKLTVPTEDLLNSELPSVSKLNLSWDRIGPWLPWMKMGDRPGHLIYSAYGSKVNGFTDLPQLLQNEINTRVPVYKNAPASIIDKEDMTSWTYFKQHFEAYLSGNTFPVPEAD
- a CDS encoding DUF3598 family protein translates to MPNIRDEMPVLARHEGDWVGNYTRIDLEGNILDKHDSHLTCQFPEDGPYPYYQINRYKWANGKQEEHQFPATYRDKKIWFDTERIQGKAWEVDDSTIILWFGYKTIPNAYLYEMIQISPCNHYRSRTWHWFKNHQIYQRTLIQEERQK
- a CDS encoding nitrilase-related carbon-nitrogen hydrolase; this translates as MAVIATDSFRTLALQVTCHAVNQARDHQEARSLMQKTIDRLAQQIAASIAFIGPDCRLVVLPEYFLTGFPLAESLTVWAEKACLEIAGPEYEALGQIAQEKNIFLAGNAYELDRNFPKLYFQACFVIDPSGSVVLRYRRLNSMFAPTPHDVWERYLDCYGLDGVFPVAKTAIGNLAALASEEILYPEVARCLAMRGAEIFLHSTSEVYGQARSPKEAAKITRAVENMAYVISANTAGIANSPIPAASVDGGSKIIDYRGLVLAETGAGESMAAFAEIDLAALRQYRRRPGLNNLLSRQRFELYADSYRQSHFYPANTMLDGEVDRKHFIQTQQATIERLAKLGVI